Proteins found in one Deltaproteobacteria bacterium genomic segment:
- a CDS encoding helix-turn-helix domain-containing protein yields the protein MAQRKEAPAEIGLDEAASLLHMSEKTVRKYIKLKAIRAVKVANCWYVDRASLMSFHAKLTKEAAGVAAPVSTSEPPSPPSKATQSKAGSLATAAIHNLACYRLFLAARDQLNFADETPDLAAFVDARCRDVLSHLGAGYYGFGAAKRLNYDKARAAIGSIIGVLAADAPLYQRHQKAAQFLERDVLPAFGSLMRKLDGRGSDPHRKSGGSAQVSGRVP from the coding sequence ATGGCCCAGCGCAAAGAAGCACCCGCGGAGATTGGCCTAGACGAGGCGGCGAGCCTCCTTCATATGTCAGAAAAGACCGTCCGCAAGTACATCAAGCTCAAAGCGATCCGCGCCGTCAAAGTGGCCAACTGCTGGTACGTCGACCGCGCTTCGCTCATGAGCTTTCACGCCAAGTTGACGAAAGAGGCAGCAGGAGTGGCGGCACCCGTCAGCACTAGCGAGCCGCCTTCACCTCCATCTAAGGCGACTCAGTCAAAGGCAGGATCCCTAGCGACAGCAGCCATACACAACCTAGCCTGCTACCGTCTTTTCCTAGCGGCCCGCGATCAGCTCAACTTTGCCGATGAAACACCCGACCTCGCCGCTTTTGTTGACGCCCGGTGCCGCGACGTGCTTTCTCACCTCGGTGCCGGCTACTACGGATTTGGTGCGGCAAAGCGTCTTAACTACGATAAGGCTAGGGCCGCCATTGGCAGCATCATCGGTGTGTTGGCGGCAGATGCTCCCCTTTACCAAAGGCACCAGAAGGCGGCCCAGTTTCTTGAGCGCGACGTATTGCCGGCCTTTGGCTCGCTCATGCGCAAGCTTGACGGGCGGGGTTCGGACCCCCACCGCAAAAGCGGTGGGTCAGCCCAGGTGAGCGGCCGGGTGCCTTGA
- a CDS encoding DUF4258 domain-containing protein, protein MDSASLKRRLRDAVINGQLRYTEHALQRMDERGFVFPDIERVLKSGMHDQARDTLVGTNWRYRISGTTIDGNALAVVIEMEPEVVIITVIG, encoded by the coding sequence TTGGACTCAGCTAGTCTAAAACGTCGCCTGAGAGATGCTGTTATCAATGGCCAACTTCGTTATACGGAGCATGCCCTCCAGCGGATGGATGAAAGGGGTTTTGTGTTCCCGGACATCGAAAGGGTGCTTAAAAGTGGCATGCATGACCAAGCCCGCGACACTCTGGTTGGAACTAATTGGCGCTATCGAATTTCCGGCACAACAATCGACGGCAATGCTCTAGCGGTTGTCATTGAAATGGAACCAGAGGTCGTCATCATCACGGTTATTGGGTGA
- a CDS encoding recombinase family protein: protein MRAACYARVSTSDQKTLSAQITAMKSYARKRKWQLVSVVEEVGSGRAHRQKRQDLISAAIRREIDAIIVWKLDRWGRSIVDLVSSLQTLTEVGVGFVSITEALDFTTPSGRAFAGMLSVFAEFERDLLSERIRAGIAEARKKGRPHGRPLTAGMHADKVKTLHKRGVSQSEIARRLQIGRTSVKRLIDA from the coding sequence ATGCGAGCTGCATGCTATGCAAGAGTCTCAACATCAGATCAAAAGACACTTTCAGCTCAGATAACGGCTATGAAATCCTATGCTCGTAAGAGAAAGTGGCAACTTGTTTCAGTAGTAGAAGAAGTCGGATCAGGAAGAGCTCACCGACAGAAGCGACAAGATCTTATCAGCGCCGCAATTCGACGGGAAATTGATGCCATCATTGTCTGGAAGCTTGATCGCTGGGGCCGGTCCATTGTGGATTTAGTTTCATCATTGCAAACCCTAACAGAAGTAGGTGTTGGTTTTGTTTCCATTACTGAAGCACTTGACTTCACAACCCCATCAGGTCGGGCATTCGCTGGCATGCTCAGCGTTTTTGCTGAATTCGAGCGGGATCTTCTTTCCGAAAGAATTAGAGCTGGGATTGCTGAAGCGCGTAAAAAAGGCCGACCACATGGCCGACCACTGACAGCCGGTATGCATGCCGATAAGGTTAAGACTCTTCATAAACGAGGAGTAAGCCAATCAGAGATTGCACGGCGCCTTCAAATCGGTCGAACCTCCGTCAAGAGGTTGATAGATGCATAA